The Hypanus sabinus isolate sHypSab1 chromosome 31, sHypSab1.hap1, whole genome shotgun sequence genome window below encodes:
- the LOC132383747 gene encoding histone H1-like, which produces MTETAPAETAPPAAPAAAKKTPKKAAAVRSKPTGPSLGEQIDKIVAGCHDRKGMSGAAIMKALADSGVDVAKRRHQVKMSIKRKVESGSLVQAKGSGISGSFKSGKGKTAVKVVKKANKPAAKKSPGKKLGAKKPAAKKAGGKKPAAKKAATKKPAAKKAAAKKPAAKKAGGKKPAAKKAAPKPKSPKKAAAPKTKTAKKPKSKSAKPKKTAVKK; this is translated from the coding sequence ATGACTGAGACAGCACCCGCCGAAACGGCTCCTCCTGCCGCACCCGCCGCCGCAAAGAAGACTCCCAAGAAGGCGGCGGCTGTCCGGAGCAAACCAACCGGTCCCTCGCTGGGCGAACAGATCGATAAGATCGTGGCGGGTTGTCACGATAGGAAGGGTATGTCCGGTGCGGCCATCATGAAGGCTCTGGCCGACAGCGGTGTCGATGTGGCGAAACGTCGCCACCAGGTCAAAATGAGCATCAAGAGGAAAGTGGAAAGCGGCTCCTTGGTTCAGGCCAAGGGCTCGGGTATTTCGGGATCCTTTAAATCCGGTAAAGGGAAAACTGCCgtgaaggtggtgaagaaagcgaacAAGCCAGCGGCAAAGAAATCTCCCGGCAAGAAGCTTGGCGCCAAGAAACCAGCGGCTAAAAAAGCGGGAGGTAAGAAACCAGCGGCTAAGAAAGCGGCAACAAAGAAACCCGCGGCTAAAAAAGCGGCAGCAAAGAAACCAGCGGCTAAAAAAGCGGGAGGTAAGAAACCCGCGGCTAAGAAAGCGGCGCCGAAGCCCAAGAGCCCCAAGAAAGCCGCAGCCCCGAAGACGAAGACGGCCAAGAAGCCGAAGTCGAAATCCGCGAAACCCAAGAAAACAGCAGTCAAAAAGTGA